A section of the Engystomops pustulosus chromosome 3, aEngPut4.maternal, whole genome shotgun sequence genome encodes:
- the LOC140122866 gene encoding uncharacterized protein: protein MSYNRTDDLLLDWALVTLLQTCSAMLAEEPRRTRRFWVHPIVAQRPRRGHFRNLYADLRQHPDKFHNYVRMTVTSFDRLLADLRSGLRFQDTNMRRSVTPEERLIVTLRFLATGNSFASLHYEFLLGVSTISMIVRTTCEVIWERLRAAVMPEPTAEDWIRISDGFQESAQFPNCIGALDGKHIRVKKPAHSGSQFFNYKQYFSVVLLALADSDYKFIIVDIGAYGSSADAAVFRASRMGDRLRSNQLALPEPRCLPGSTGPPAPFVIVADEGFGLSRHVLRPFPRRGLDERRRIFNYRLTRARRYVECAFGILSSKWRVLHSSIQMDPDNIKKVVQACVILHNFVRIHDGASDGDLEGQHPTASIPLDNTLQGRPGAAGLFVREQFASYFVSSEGAVPWQMDAISRH from the exons ATGTCGTACAATCGTACTGATGACCTTCTCCTGGACTGGGCCCTTGTGACGCTTCTCCAAACGTGTTCTGCAATGCTGGCAGAGGAGCCAAGGAGGACTCGGCGgttttgggttcatcccattgtCGCTCAGCGGCCAAGGAGGGGTCATTTCAGGAACTTGTACGCTGACCTGCGGCAGCATCCGGACAAGTTTCACAACTACGTTCGGATGACTGTGACTTCCTTTGATCGTCTTTTGGCGGACCTGCGATCGGGGCTTCGGTTTCAGGATACCAATATGAGGCGGTCTGTGACACCAGAGGAACGGCTCATCGTTACACTGCG gtttcttgccactgggaacTCGTTTGCTTCGCTGCATTATGAGTTCCTGCTGGGCGTTTCCACCATTTCGATGATCGTGAGAACGACCTGCGAAGTGATATGGGAGCGACTGAGAGCTGCGGTGATGCCTGAGCCgactgctgaagactggatccgTATATCTGATGGTTTCCAGGAATCAGCACAGTTTCCAAATTGTATCGGGGCGCTGGATGGTAAACACATACGTGTGAAGAAGCCGgctcactcagggtcccaattcttcaattataagcaatatttttctgtggtcttgttggctttggctgacagtgactacaagtttataattgtggacattggggcctatggaagttctgcggatgcagcggtcttcagggcttccagaatgggtgacCGGCTTCGCTCCAACCAGCTTGCCCTTCCAGAGCCAAGATGTCTACCTGGATCTACtggacctcctgcaccatttgtgATCGTCGCTGATGAAGGCTTTGGACTTTCCCGTCATGTGTTGCGACCATTCCCTCGGCGTGGTTTGGATGAACGAAGGCGCATTTTCAATTATCGGCTCACCCGAGCGAGGCGGTATGTGGAGTGTGCTTTTGGGATTCTAAGCAGCAAGTGGCGGGTTCTACACAGCTCAATTCAGATGGACCCGGACAATATTAAGAAGGTAGTGCAAGCCTGCGTTATTCTTCACAATTTTGTTCGGATCCACGATGGTGCTTCAGATGGTGACCTggagggacaacatccaacagcgtctattcccctggacaacactctccaaggacgacccGGAGCGGCTGGACTGTTTGTTCGTGAGCAGTTTGCCTCCTACTTCGTTTCTTCAGAGGGTGcagttccctggcagatggatgctatAAGTAGACATTAA